The sequence GGTTGTGTCTTCGCTTCTGGTGTTTATAATTGATCTGATAGCCGTGCAAATAATTGACGTATTAAAGTTAACATGATCACTGACGACGTAATAGAGAAAAAGACCAAAACTTCAGCCACAGAAGTGCCGGTGATCAGGTTAGAACATGTGTTTAAATCATTTGGCGATAACCATGTCTTGTCGGATTTCACTTTCAGTTTAAGAAAAGGTGAAAACGTAGTTGTTTTGGGAAAATCAGGATCCGGGAAATCGGTGCTTATCAAATGTATAATTGGCCTGATCCAGTCCGATTCGGGAATCATCAATGTTCTTGGGAATAACATTCCTGAAATAACTCATGAACAACTAAATGATCTTAGAAGCCGCATTGGCTTTCTTTTTCAAAGCAACGCTCTGTACGATTCCATGACCGTAAAAGAGAACCTGGAGTTTCCGCTGCGGCGTCATAAAGAAAAATACACAAAGCATCAGGAAGAGGCCTTAATTAAAGAGGTGTTAAACAGTGTCGGGCTTTTTCACACACTCAACATGCGTCCTGCGGAATTATCAGGAGGCATGCGTAAACGGATTGCATTGGCCAGAACCCTTATTTTGAAGCCCGAAATAATCTTGTACGATGAACCCACCACCGGTCTCGATCCAATTACTGGAAGGGAAATAAGTAAACTCATGCGCGAACTGGCCGCTAAATACACAACCTCTTCGTTAATCATATCACACGATATCAATTGCGTTAAGATAGTAGCAGATAAAATAGTTATGCTGATAGAAGGTAAATGTTACGCGCAGGGCACTTACGAAGAACTAAAGACATCGTCGGATCCTAAAATAAAAATGTTTTTCGAATAATATGAAACCAGCACAACAAAATATCCGCGTCGGCGTATTTGTATTGGCAGCTTTGCTGACCTTAATTGCCGCATTGTATTTTATAGGTAACAAGCAAAATTTGTTTGGCAGTACCTTCCGCATTGCCGCCAGATTCTATAATGTAAATGGTCTTACAAAAGGAAACAATGTACGTTTCGCTGGAATTGACATAGGGACCGTAGCAAGTGTAAAGGTTGTGAATGATTCTTCAGTATATGTTGTTATGGTCATTCAAAATGATATGAACCCTTTCATCCGAATCAATGCGATCGCCTCCGTGGGCACGGATGGGTTGATGGGAAATAAACTCGTGAACATTAATGCGGGGGCGAGTGATGCACCGGTTATTAAAGAGGGCCAGATGCTGCAGACCCTGCGACCTGTAGAAATGGATGTGATGGTACGCACCCTTGATATAACTAACCAAAACCTGGAAGTAATCACTTCTAATCTCAAACATATCACCAATAAAATAAATAGCGAGAACAGCCTTTGGAATATTTTAATGGATACTGTTATTGCTGCCAATGTAAAATCCTCTTTTGTAAATATAGAAACGATGAGTTCCGGTGGAGTTCGGGTAATTGATAATTTGGAAAACGTTACCGGAAAAGTAAGGCGCGGTGAGGGAAGTCTTGGCTCGTTGGTTACTGACACTGCGATAGCTTCTAACTTAAGAAGTGCGGTTAAATCTTTGAAATTTGCAGGCGACACAGTGAAACAAATCTCGGAAGACCTTTCGTATGTTATCCGTAAACTCAAAAGTGGCGAAGGCTCGGCAGGGAAATTGCTAACCGACACAACGCTTGTGTACAATCTTAATCAGGGCGTTCTTTCAGTAAAAAAAGGAGCAGAGAGTTTTGACGAAAATATGACAGCTCTGCATGGCTCATGGCCTTTCAAAAAATATTTTAAAAAGCAGACGAAACAAAAAAAATAAAGCTGTAAACCGAGTTTTAAAACGATAAATCTCATGAGTATAAAACCATCGCATGTCTCTTTCTTACTTTCATGCATTGTTTGTATGTTGATCGTAATTTCTGCTGTTGCGGGACTATCTGATCCGGATTTTTATTACAATGAAACAGATGAATGGCGCTGGCAATGTTATGCTCAGGACCTGGTTAACCTGTTTCTAGTGATGCCTTCGTTACTGATCACTTCACTACTTGTTCTGAAAAAGCCTTCTCTTGGAGGTATGTTGCAGCCAGGTGTATTGCTGTACTTAGCTTATACTTATACAATTTACTGTTTCAACGTACACTTTAATAAATCCTTTGTTCACTATTGCGCCATCCTTGCCATCTCTTTTTATTTATTTTCTTATTCACTTTACAAAGCCATAACCGAACCAAAGGTTCTGGATTATCGCATTAAATTTACCCGAATAACCGGCATTTATTTTTTAGTAATAGCGGGTATATTTTATATTCTCTGGCTTAAAGATATTTTACCGGCGATCCGCCGCGAAAGTATTCCCCAGGAGCTAATTGAAACAGGATTGGTTACAAATCCTGTTCACGTACTTGATCTATCTTTTGCTTTACCTGGTTTTTTTCTTGCAGGAATTTTGTTGTTGAGAAATACTTCACTTGGGTATTTTTTTGCGGGACCTTTGCTCGTTTTTGCTTTCCTGATGGATCTGACCATCACTGCTTTAAATAGTTTAGGTCCGAAAGCGTTTGACAAAAATGTAATAACACTATCGGGTATAATGTTAACCCTGGCTATATTTAGTTCAATTCTTCTCGTTTTGTTAATTAAAAGCCGGCTGAGT is a genomic window of Sphingobacteriaceae bacterium containing:
- a CDS encoding ABC transporter ATP-binding protein, with protein sequence MITDDVIEKKTKTSATEVPVIRLEHVFKSFGDNHVLSDFTFSLRKGENVVVLGKSGSGKSVLIKCIIGLIQSDSGIINVLGNNIPEITHEQLNDLRSRIGFLFQSNALYDSMTVKENLEFPLRRHKEKYTKHQEEALIKEVLNSVGLFHTLNMRPAELSGGMRKRIALARTLILKPEIILYDEPTTGLDPITGREISKLMRELAAKYTTSSLIISHDINCVKIVADKIVMLIEGKCYAQGTYEELKTSSDPKIKMFFE